GGGGGCCTCGTCGGAAAAGGAGAAAAAGGCCCTGGCTATCCTGAGATAATAGGCGGCTGAGACGACCGTGCCTCCTACCAAAGCCACGGAAGGAACTACGTATCCGGCCCCCGAGATCGCCCTCAGCAGGTACCACTTGCTGAAAAAGCCGCTGAAAGGAGGAATTCCCGCCAGGGAAGCTGCGAGAAAACAGAAGAGCAGCACGAACAGAGGCCTATGGAAGAAAAGCCCTCTCATCTCGGTTATTTTTCTGGTTCCTCTATCCTCCACTAAAACTCCAGCCACCAGGAAAAGCCCCATCTTCGAGGCCATATGGACGAAGCTGTGAAGGATCGCAGCACTCATCCCCAGTGCCGAACCACACCCGATGCCTACCAATATGGTACCTACCTGGGCGACGGTAGAATAGGCCAATAGACGTTTGACGTCCTCCTGTTGGAAGGCCATCAGATGCCCCAAAATAACCGACAGAGTTCCGAACGCCATCATGACAGGCATAATACCTATGCCGGCATCCATAAACAGCAGATAGGACAGCCGGATCATCCCGTAGAGAGACACCTTCACCAGCACCCCGGAGAGAAGCGCGCTCACCGAGGTCTGAGCGGACGAATGGGCATCGGGAAGCCAGAAATGGGTCGGCACAGTTCCACTCTTCACGAACAGCCCCGTAAAGATACATCCCGCTATGACGGTCAAGGTAGCCGACGGCACAGAAGGAAGTAGCAAGGATAGGGCCGCCATATTCAGTTGCCCCGTAGCCATGAACGAGTAGGCTATGCCCAAAAGCAAAAAAAGAGCTCCCACCGTTCCGAGAATAAGATATTTCAGACTGGCCTCCACCGCTCGCCAGAATCTGGGAGGGTAGGAGACCATAAGGTAGGCGGCGACGGAGAATATCTCGAAGAAGACGAAGAGATTGAAGAGATCCCCTGTCAGCAGGATGCCATTTACCGACGCCCAGGAGAGGAAGAAGATCACGTAGAAACGCCAGGGGGAGAGACCAAAATGCTCGGTAGAGACCGCCAGAGAGAGAGGGAAACCGATGGCGCCCAAGGTCAGAAAAGCCCCGGAGATCCGATCCACCACCAGGGATATCCCGAGCTCTGGCCCCCATCCTCCCAACGTGATGGACAGCCCGCTCCAGCCCGACATGGCCACGAACAAAGACACCAGGGATGAAACCGCCCCTATGGAGACGGTAAAGGCCGGAACCGCCTTTTTCCTGAAGATGGAAAGCAAAGGGAGCAGAAAACCGGCACAAAGAGGCGCCAGAATGGCCCATACCGGGCTCATCCTCTCAATCCCCTTATCTTGTCTATGTCCACGGTCCCGTAGTGCCTGTGGATCTTTATGATAAAGGCCAGGGCCAAGGCGACGTCGCTAGCCCCTATAACGATGGCGGTCAAGGTGAAGGAATGAGGAAGAGGATTGACAGAACCTCCGGGCCCCAGAGGCAGAAGAGGAGCGCCCCCGCCGGGGACGAACCCCGAGGTCACCATAAACAGCAAAACGCCCCCCTCCATCAGAGAGAGACCAACCACCGTCTTGAAAAGGTTTTTCTTGGTGACGATAGTGTAGACCCCGATACAGAATACGGCTATAGCCGATCCATATCCCAAAAACATCATTTCCATCCCATCACACCTCCGGAGGAGGCCCCTCCACCGGGTCCTCCAGTATCTTGACCATGCTGTAGAAAAGGGTGGAAAGCCCGGCACCTACCTTCATGGCTATGGCGAAGTTCAAAAGAGGAATAGATCCGGCGCTCATAAGGCTTCCAAGAGAACCGGCGGGGAAACCGGCTCCGATATTGGAGAGGAAGCCGGATCCCTGGGCCAGACCGAACAACCCGACCAGGGTAAAGACAAGGGCCCCCGACGACTCCAGGGTTTCCTTGGTCTTAGGGCTTATCCTGGAAGCCTCGAAGGAGGATCCGTAGACTATGCAGAACAGTATAGTGACCGTGGCGAAGACGGCACCGCCCTGAAATCCGCCCCCCGGGGTGAGATGGCCCATGATGACTATGGAAAAGGCGTAAAGCATCAGGAACGGGACGACCAGTCCCAAACCCCTCCTGACGATGAAGGACAGCCCCCAGCCGGAACGGCGAAAACGACTTCGGGAAAACATCAAAGCGACTCCGCACACCGTGGTGTATATCACCGTGGCCTCTCCCAAGGTGTCGAATCCCCTGTAATCGAAGAGAATGGCGGAAACGATGTTCGACGCCCCGGTTTCACTCGCAGTGTTCGCCACGTAATGAGCGGCGGGGCCGTCCAACTCGCAACAGGAGAAAAAGAGCCCCCTCCAAAGCCACCATCCCAGGCAAATACACAGAGCTGCGGCGGGCAGTCGTGACCGAAGGAATCTCATTTCAGATCGTCCTTCCTATCGCTATCGAACTCCCGCCTCTTTTCGGTCTGGCTGTAGGCGACCAAAAAAAGGGACGTCACGAGGCCGGAGTTTATTATCGCCTGGGTCAAGGCGACGTCGGGGGCCCTGAAAAGGGCGAACAATATGGCCAGCAAAACTCCGAAGACGGAAAGGGTTATTACCGAACTCAGTATATCCTCCGCCTCTGCCGCCACTATGGCGGTGAAGACCAAAAACGCGCAGATAAAACCCACCAGATAGACTGTCATGACCGATCCTCCATGGCCTCTCCGTACTCGTCCAACACCGTTCCGTGGGGTGCTATGCCGTGACGATAGCAGGCCCGAGATATGGCATGGGACGCCAGAGGGTTGGTCGCCAGAAAAAAGAGGGCTATCAGAACGGACTTGACCGCACCCTGCCAGGAAGGAGCCCTAACGGCCACCCCTATCAATATCAGCATGGCCCCTCCGGACAGAGCCTTAGTGCCGGCGTGAACCCTGGTGTATACGTCGGGAAAGCGGATCAAACCGACCACCGAGGCGAAGGCGAAAAACAGCCCCAGAGCCATTAGGAAGGATGACAAAAGGCGGATGAAGACGCTCATAGATGTAGCTCCCCATGCTCGAAATACTTCGCCATAACCAGGACGTCCACGAAGGACAACACGGCGAAAGCCAGAGCCACGTCCAGAAAGACCATATCGTCGAAGAGTAGATAGAGGACCGCCAGAAAGGTGGTCAATATGGTGGAGACCGTATCGGCTGCGACTATTCGGTCCGGAACGGTAGGCCCCATGACTACCCGATAAAATCCCACTAAACCGGCGAAAAGCAGTCCCCAAAGGACGGTATAGATCACGAGAACAACCTCCCTATTCTGGCCTCGAGATCGGATATGTCGGACCTTACCGCCTCCGTCCCGAGCCCTCTGAGATCCAACACATGGACGAACAGATCGTGCTTAGACATATCGGCGTCCAACGTGAGGGTACCGGGAGTAAGGGTTATCAGATTGGCAAGAAAGACCAGGGAAGACTTGTCCGGCACGTCGGAGTTCACCTTTATTATCCCGGAATGAAGGTCCACCTTAGGGGCAAGGGCTAGGAGGGATACTTCCCAGGTAGCTTTCAGAAGATCCCACAGAAAACATGGGACAAAGCAGAGAAAAGCCATAAGCCGAGCGAATCCGATACGGGGACTTCCGAGCCGACCACCTTCGTGATGAGGAGAAAAGGTCCGCCATACCAGACGAAACACCGCAGTGCTTACCGCGACACCCACCGCCATAAAGCCGAAATCCAGACGACCGGTCAACGATATCCAAAGGACCATCAGAGAACACCAAAGGGCCCCAGCCTTGAAGTACGACACGGCAAACCACCTCCCCTTTCGGAATAAGTCTAACAAAGACCGAGCTCCATAAAAAGCCTCTCTGTACAAAACTCCCAAGTGAACCTCTAAAACTCACGTCCGAGTTCCATCGAAAAGATCGTTCCGGAGATTTGAGCTTTCAGATGTATCCTAAAAAAACACGTTCGACTCTCTGAAATTGGACCACCCTGTCAGCACTGCCTCCCAGGCATCCTCCTCGGAAGAACAATTCCCCGATGCCAGTGACCTGTAGAGCTCCACCATACACCGCTTGACCTGAGGTCCCTCCCCTACCAGATCCCCGATCCTTGAACCGTCCGGAACGATTCCCTTTTCAAAAGCCCGGGCAACGTGATCGATAGCCTCGTCCAGCCTTGAACGCCCCTCTCTCCATCTTCCTACATCGACACCGCACCCCTGGGCCCAAGCATAGGAAAGCTCGAACAACTTCAAGACGATGTCGTCACCGTTATCGAGTATCATCTCACCCATGTCTCTCAAAGACGAATCGGGATCGACGGAGCGGAAACGGGCCAACCTCTCCGCCTCCCTGCGAATCGATCTGGCTACCCCCCAGGAGATCCATCTCTTCGAGGGGGTTTCCCGATCATCCCGGGAGAGTCCCGCCAAGACCGCCAGAGCCATTTCGAGAGGCAGGAACTCACCTCTGGACTCGGCCAGCACGGAAAAAACCGACAAAGCCAGACCATGATCCAGAGAAGGCATCAAAAGCCGTATAAGTCCGACATTAATCATAGTCGAGAGATACGTAACAGGACGGACCAGCCCGACGACCATCTCCTTGCCTACCCTTGGACGAGAGAGGCCCTCTATCCTATCCGGCCCAGTGGCGACGAAATTCCTGACCGCCTTCAATGAATCCACAGAGGGATTCAAACCCAGAGAGGAAGCTAAACGACACATCCTCAAAGCCCTTATTGGGTCCTCCTCCAGACGTTCGGACGGATCTCCGACGAAACGGAGGACCATGGACCCGAGATCCTCCATACCGTCGAAGGGATCCACCAGGGTTCCCTCCTCCGTCAATGCCATGGCGTTGACGGTAAAATCCCTGACCGAGAGATCGTTTTCTATGGATCCCCCTCGAAGAGGGCAAACCTCCATAACGAATTCGTCACAGGAGGTAATGCAGACCTGCATCCCCTCAGGTCCTACCACCGCCCCTCCGCATATAGCGGCGATCTCCTCCATGGGGAGATCCACCACCAGATCCAGATCGCCTGGGGCCAGGCCCAAGGCTGCATCCCTTACCGCTCCACCGACAAGCCAGACCGACAGACCTCTTCCCCCGAAGGGACCGAAAAAACGGGAGCCATCTTCCATAACCGCACCTCCCCTCATAGACGATGTTAGTTTAAACGACACAAAAAAAACAGGACCCGACCGTTAAGTCGAGTCCTGTATTATCCTCGGGGACTTCTACCGCCTGAGCGGCCTGGTCCCCTCGGGCGTCTTGATGAGTATAGCCCAGGGGATTTCGTTACCTCTGGCCTCAACGAACTTGCCCTCGGGCATACGCCAGTGAGGTACACCTGAAATAGAAACTAATTTGGCGTCCATCGCAACATCCCTCCCTTTCTTCTTGGATTTTTCCCTTTTCCATACCGGTCCGTCGAGGGGGAGGAGACGAACCGCAAAGGGGACAGGAGCAAAAAAAAAGCCACTCCAACTTAGAACGAGGAGTGACTTGGATAATCTGGCTCCCCGGGCAGGACTCGAACCTGCGACCTAGTGGTTAACAGCCACCCGCTCTGCCAGCTGAGCTACCGAGGAATAGAATATTTCCGTGCTTCCTGAACAGAGGAATTATACCATATACAGACCAGAAAGCAACAACAAGATCAAAATCCTCAGGATCATTCGGTGACCACCATCCCTATATTCCTCTCGCCGCTGGTGAACACGGAGAAAGGCCCTCGGTAGATTCTGATGGCTCTATGAGGTCCCGCCTCATAGGGAGTTTCGTCGAACCATTCCTGACGGAACAGGTTGTTCTGATACCCCTCGAAAACGGGCATATAGAGAACTCCGTCCACCTCCAGGTCGGAGAAAAAATGGGTACCATAGGAGAGTTCCGGCATATAGCCCATCTTGGGTATCCCTACCTCCACCATACAGCAACAGTTGGACAGCTCGTTGTACTGCACCGGAACGCCCAAGAGGGGATTGCTCGACCCTATTCTTCCGGGAGCCACGAAGATGAACCTCTCTCCCTTGAGCCTGTCGTTAACCGCTCCCACCGCCCTGGCGATATCGTTAAAATCCCCGGCAGCCCCGTACACCGCGTGATCCACGTAGACCAGGCTGGGGATGTGTCTGAAAGAACCGTTGGTGACCATTCGATCCGCCTTGAGTATTATCCGTTCCCTGTCAATCGACTCCAATGCCTCGGAGGAAACTCCGCTTCCGGCCCAAAGAGGC
The window above is part of the Dethiosulfovibrio russensis genome. Proteins encoded here:
- the mnhG gene encoding monovalent cation/H(+) antiporter subunit G encodes the protein MSVFIRLLSSFLMALGLFFAFASVVGLIRFPDVYTRVHAGTKALSGGAMLILIGVAVRAPSWQGAVKSVLIALFFLATNPLASHAISRACYRHGIAPHGTVLDEYGEAMEDRS
- a CDS encoding Na+/H+ antiporter subunit E is translated as MSYFKAGALWCSLMVLWISLTGRLDFGFMAVGVAVSTAVFRLVWRTFSPHHEGGRLGSPRIGFARLMAFLCFVPCFLWDLLKATWEVSLLALAPKVDLHSGIIKVNSDVPDKSSLVFLANLITLTPGTLTLDADMSKHDLFVHVLDLRGLGTEAVRSDISDLEARIGRLFS
- the mbhE gene encoding hydrogen gas-evolving membrane-bound hydrogenase subunit E produces the protein MRFLRSRLPAAALCICLGWWLWRGLFFSCCELDGPAAHYVANTASETGASNIVSAILFDYRGFDTLGEATVIYTTVCGVALMFSRSRFRRSGWGLSFIVRRGLGLVVPFLMLYAFSIVIMGHLTPGGGFQGGAVFATVTILFCIVYGSSFEASRISPKTKETLESSGALVFTLVGLFGLAQGSGFLSNIGAGFPAGSLGSLMSAGSIPLLNFAIAMKVGAGLSTLFYSMVKILEDPVEGPPPEV
- a CDS encoding sodium:proton antiporter, yielding MEMMFLGYGSAIAVFCIGVYTIVTKKNLFKTVVGLSLMEGGVLLFMVTSGFVPGGGAPLLPLGPGGSVNPLPHSFTLTAIVIGASDVALALAFIIKIHRHYGTVDIDKIRGLRG
- a CDS encoding Na(+)/H(+) antiporter subunit B, which produces MTVYLVGFICAFLVFTAIVAAEAEDILSSVITLSVFGVLLAILFALFRAPDVALTQAIINSGLVTSLFLVAYSQTEKRREFDSDRKDDLK
- a CDS encoding monovalent cation/H+ antiporter complex subunit F; the encoded protein is MIYTVLWGLLFAGLVGFYRVVMGPTVPDRIVAADTVSTILTTFLAVLYLLFDDMVFLDVALAFAVLSFVDVLVMAKYFEHGELHL
- a CDS encoding complex I subunit 5 family protein, translating into MSPVWAILAPLCAGFLLPLLSIFRKKAVPAFTVSIGAVSSLVSLFVAMSGWSGLSITLGGWGPELGISLVVDRISGAFLTLGAIGFPLSLAVSTEHFGLSPWRFYVIFFLSWASVNGILLTGDLFNLFVFFEIFSVAAYLMVSYPPRFWRAVEASLKYLILGTVGALFLLLGIAYSFMATGQLNMAALSLLLPSVPSATLTVIAGCIFTGLFVKSGTVPTHFWLPDAHSSAQTSVSALLSGVLVKVSLYGMIRLSYLLFMDAGIGIMPVMMAFGTLSVILGHLMAFQQEDVKRLLAYSTVAQVGTILVGIGCGSALGMSAAILHSFVHMASKMGLFLVAGVLVEDRGTRKITEMRGLFFHRPLFVLLFCFLAASLAGIPPFSGFFSKWYLLRAISGAGYVVPSVALVGGTVVSAAYYLRIARAFFSFSDEAPVHRRPHPVTFRAVLFLSILCLALAVIPLIPWFRDFLGDIGIYGMSGDLYRNVVSP